The genome window GGCGGGCTCGCCCTCTCCCTCGCCGTGGAGCGGCTACAACCCCTGCGGGCGGTCTACTCGGACCCGGCCTGGTCGTCGGCCGACCCCGACCGGCAGATCGGCCCCGAGGTCTTCGCCGCCTTCAAACGCGCCACCCGCGCGCAGACCACCGCGCTGAACCCGCGCTGGGACACCGAGGACGTCGACATCGAGATGGCCACCCTCGCCGCCTGGGACGCCGCCTCCGCCCACTTCCTCGGCGGCCGACCGCTCACCGGCTTCGTTCCCGACCGCCCCGCCGTGCCCTCCCTCGTCCAACTCGCCGACCCCAGCTTCCTGGTGGGCGCCGAGGACACGGACCGGCTCCGGGCGAGCGGCTTCGAGGTCCGCACGGTCGCCGGCGCCGGACACACCATCCACCGCGACGACTTCGACGGCTTCATGAAGTCCCTGGACGGCTGGATCTGACACCCGCGCCCCCGCGCCGTCCAGGCCCTAGGCCGTACCGCGAGCCCGCTCGTACAGGACGGGGTCGTGCGCGTTGACGACGAACAGGTCGCTGTCGCCGCGCCGGTACAGCTCGGCCAGGCGGGCGTGGTTGTCGCGCACCCGCTTCAGGTCGTACGCCACCAGGTTCTCCATCGCGCGAAGGGCCCGCGGCACCGGGGCGCGCCCGTCGAGCGTCCCGCGATGGTAGAAGGAGTCGCCCGCGTGCAGGACCCAGCGGGACCCGGTGTCCACCGCGACGCAGGCGTGGCCCCGGGTGTGTCCCGGCAGGGAGATCAGGACGATCCCCGGGGCGATCGCGTCGAGTTCCCTGGCGGCGGCGAACCCGCGCCACGCCTCGCCGTCCGGGGTGTGCTCGACGAGCTTCGGGCCGTGCGCCCACTGGGCCGGCCGGTACCGGAACCGCTCCTGCCGGGACGGGGCGGTCACGGCGCCGAGGACCTCGGCCGCGGTCGTGTGGACCCGCGCGTCCGGGAAGTCGGACAGCCCTCCGATGTGGTCCGCGTCGAAGTGCGTGACGACGATGTGACGGACGTCCTCCCGCCGGAACCCCAGGGCCTCCACCTGACGCGCGGCCGTCTCCTCGGCCCGGAGCACGGGCCTGATCAGACGCCGGGCGGGGCCGAGACGGGGCCCGGGTTCGGCGATGTCGCGCAGCCCGAACCCGGAGTCCACCAGGACCGGTCCGCCCGGAGTCTCGACCAGCAGGACGTGACAGACCAGCGCGCCGGTCAGCGGGAGCATGGTCCCGCAGTTGAGGTGGTGGACCTTCACGGCAGTACCGCTTTCGGGTGTCGGGTTCGGGATCGCGCGGACAGCGTACGGGCCGCACGGGGTCGCTCGAAGCGCTCCCCTACAGTGACGGTCCGTCATAGGCTGGTGGGGTTTCGGAAGACGGAGGTCGCACGTGGTGGAGCGGGAGCCCGACGGGGGGTTCGCATGCGAACTGGTTCTCAACGGAAGAGACGGGAACGTCCGGGCGGGCGCACCCGCCGCGCTGGGCCGGAGACTGACTGAGCACGGGGCCGTGCGGGTCGTCCCGGTCTACGCCGCGCGGCCCGCCCCCGGCCGGCGGTCGAGCGGCATGGTCGACGTGGCCACGCTGGCGGTGACCTCGGCCGGAGCCCTGGTCGCGATCATCGACACGGTCCGGGGCTGGCTCTCCGAGGAGCGCAACGCCCCCGCGCCGGACGGGGCCGACGGGGCCGACGGGGCCGGTCGGGTCGCCTCGATCACGGTGATCATGGGCGACGACAAGGTGGAGATCATCCAGCCCTCCACCACCGCCGAGCAGCGGCTCGTCGACGCGTTCGTCCGGCGGCACACCCCCTCATGAGCGAACCGGCCACGCTGAACGTCCGGGTCACCGAACAGGGCCCCAACGATCGCTACGAGTACGAACTACGGGTGGGCGGCGGCCCCGGCCGCGACAGCCCGCCACTGGAGATGGAGTACACGATCCCCGTCTCCCGGGAGCTGGTGCGGGGCTACCGCGACCGGATCGACGACGCGCTGACGGGCGCGGCGGCCCCGGGCCGGAACCCCGGCCCCGGGCTGCTCAGGGACCTGGAGAGATGGGGCAGGCTGCTCTACGGACAGCTGTTCCCACCGGTCCAGGGCAACGCGGCCGAACTGGTGAGCAGACTGCGCGCGTCGACCGGCCCGGTCCTGGTGCGCACCAACAGACAGGGCGTCCCCTGGGAACTGCTGCACGACGGCGAGGACTTCCTCGGCCTCAAGTACGACCTGGGGCGCCGGATGGTCGGCAAGCGGCCCGTGCTCGGCGGGCGCAGCATCAGCCGGGTCGGCCGGGCCCTCGTCGTGGGCGACCCCAACGGCGACCTCCCCTCCGCCCGCCAGGAGGTCACCAGGGTCGCCGAGTGGCTGCGCGGCCGGGGCATCGCGTGCACGGTGCTGGTGGGGCAGGACGCCAACCTGATCGATGTCGTCGCCGAACTGGCCTCGGAGGAGGCGCCGTACGACCTCTTCCACTTCTGCGGTCATGTGGGCAACGACGCCGGTACGACCGCGCTGCTGATGCACGAGCGGCAGATGCTCAGCGAGGTCGCCCTCCAAGGGCTCTCGTCGACCGGCGCGCCCCCGGTGACCTTCATCAACGGCTGTGCCTCCGCCCGGGAGAGCGAGGTCGCCAACATCTGCATGTCCTTCATGGTGATGGGCGCGAAGAGCGTCGTCGGCACCCGTACCGACGTGGCCGACGACGGGGCCTGGCAGTTCGCCGCCGAGTTCTACGACCGGCTGCTCGCCGGTGCGTCGGCCGGTGCCGCGGTCCGGGCGGCCCGTGCCGCGCTCCGCGCCCGGCCGGACGCCGCGTGGGCGTCGTTCATCCTGTACGGCGACCCGGCCGCGAGCATCACCCGGGACGCGCGGTCCGGCGCCGCGCGGCCGGAGGAGCGCCCGGAGGACGACGACGACCTGCCGGTCCCGCTCTCCCCCGACGCGCAGCGGCTGATGCGGCGGGTGCGCGCGTCCGCCGCCGAACGGGGTGTGGTCGCCTCCGTCGATCTGCTGCAAGGGCTGCTCGGCGAGCCGGACATCCGGCAGCGGATCGAGGAGAGCATCGGGGAGGATTCCGCCGAGGCCCTCGACCAGGTGATCAACGAGGTCTTCAGCCGCAGCGCCGCCGCTGACGGCGACCCGCTCCCGGCCGTGGGGGGACCGGTCTTCTCCGACACCGTCAACCGGGTGTTCGCGGACGCGGCCACCCGGGCCGCCGCGGACGGCAGGGCCACCATCACCACCGCCGACATCGCGGTGGCCTTCGTCGCCGTGGGCGGCGGCATCTCCTCCCGGCTGCTGGAACTGTGCGGCGTCCCCCTCTCCCACCTGCTGCCGCCGGACGAGTACGCCTCCGACGAGGGCGCCTCCGACGAGTACGCCTCCGACGAGGGCGCCTCCGACGAGGGCGCCTCCGACGAGGGCGCCTCAGGCCAGGACGACTCCGATCAGGGCGGCACGGCCGAGCAGGGCACGGCCGGAGCGGGGGCGAACGGCGACCAGCGGCTGCCCGTGGACGGCCTGGGCCGCAGCACCATGGGCATACTGCGGCTCGCGAATCTGCTGGCCAAGACCCGCGGCGAGATCGTCGGCACCTACACCCTGCTGGCGGCGTTCGGCGCGATGGACAGCGAAGTGCTGCGCAGCGGCATGTACGAGCAGGGGCCGGCCGGGGAGCGCGCCTTCCGGCGGCTCTCCGGGATGCTCACCCCCCGCCGCGCCGACCTGTCCCCCCGGGTCCGCGACGTACTGGCCCAGGCCCGGCTGCACGCCGCCGACGGCACCCCGCCGGGCCAGGTCGACGAGGCCACGCTCCTCCTCGCCCTGCTGGAGGACGAGCGCTCCTCGGGCCACAGACTGATCCGCGGACTCGGCCTCGACCCCACCCCCCTCATCGACTTCCTGCGCCGGACCCGCTGACCCCGGCCCGCCGCGCGAGATGGGCGAGCCCCCGGTCGGCCTTCGGGTCGGCCGGTCTGCGGGACAGCACCTCCGTCCACTGACGGCGGGCCTCGTCATGGTCGGCGAGGCCGAGGCAGGCGAGGGCCAGCGCGTTACGGGCCTCGGTGTCGGCGGGGCACCAGTGCACCACCGCCGCGAAACAGTCCCGGGCCGCGCTGAGACGGCCTTCGCGGGCCGCCGCCAGACCCCGGTTGAAGAGCAGGGCGGGATGCGCGTACAGCCGCGCGTAGCCGGACAGGGGCGTACGGCAGCCCGCGCAGAACTCCGCCCCGTACGCGTTCTCACGGCGGCACAGGACCACCGGGCAGGGGACGCCCGCCGACGCGGACGTCATCAGGTGGCCTCGGGGACGGCGCCGCCGAGACGGTCCGGGGCACCGGGCGAGCCCAGGCAGATGTTCTTCAGCTGGAGCAGCCGCTGCCGTTCCCGCGCGGCCTGCTGCTGGACCTGCTGCGGGTCCCGGGCGAGCAGGGACCGCAGACCGTCGAGCCGCCGCCCGATCTCCTCCACCTCCACCCGGTGCGCGGGCGTCGCGGCGGGGGACGCCTGCACCAGCGTGCGCACCTCCACGAAGGCCTCCAGCGCGGCGCCCAGCATCGCCTCCGCCCGCTCCGTCTCGCTGATCGGCTGCTCCTTGCGCTGCTGCCGGAACGCCACGGTCCGCAGATGGTCGAAGATGTGCTGGAGCTGGGTGATGACCTCCGAGTACGACCGCTGGTCCCCGGCGGTCAGCGCCCCCTCGCCGTGCTCGCGCTGGGCCTCGACGGCGAGGGCGATCTCCCGTTCGTCGTGCGGCGTCCCCGTCTCGGCGCCGACCATGGTCACGTACCGGTTGAGTTCGGTGCAGTCCTTGACGAGCCGCTCGAAGTCGGCCCTGGGCGGCTGCAGTTCACCGGTGTGGTGCTTGCGGACGGAGTCGGCGATCGCCTGCATCTGCTCGAACTCATGGCACGCGATCGCGGTCTCGCCCCGGTCGACGGCCGTCATGAAGGCCTCCTTCGCCATGTCCATCTGGACCTGCTTCACGTTCCGTTCGCCGGCGGGCAGGAACTCGACGTCCTCCTCGAAGCGCCGCAGCAGCTCGGCCACCTCCGCGCTGCCCGGCAGCCCGGCCTCCGGCGGCACCTCGACGACCGCCTCGAACGGGTGGTCGCCGATGGAGCCGCGCACGGTGATGAGCGCGTGCACGTCCATCTCCACGTCGAGGTCGATGGCCGTGCCCCTGGGCGTGGAGGACGGCACCGGCACCTTGATGACCTGGATCTGCCGGGAGTGCTGGAAGAGCCGGAACTCCACGGTGGTGGTGTCACCGGGGTGGCTGAAGTCGTAGCGGTCCTTGAACGGCAGCGGACGCAGCGCCGGGACCAGCACATCGCGCTGGGTGCGCCCCTCCCGGGTCACCTCCAGCAGGATCGGCTTGGCGTTGATGGCCGCGCTGGTGGTACTGCCCCCGGGCTTGGCCGCGGTGACCCGGTCGTGCACCACCGCCCGCCCCACGGTCGCCAGCAACCCACCGTCGGCGTCGAAGACTTCCACGGTGAGCAGGCCCTGCGCGTCCGGCTGCACGGGAATGCGGGTGAACGCGAAACCGCCGTCCGGCTTGATCGGCGCCTCGTCCTCGTACTCCTCGATGCTGAGCCGCACCGAACCGTCGGTGAGATCGAGGCCGGGGTCGAGCGCCTCGACCGTCCCGCCGACCACGGTACGGTCCGAGGCGGTGACCACGGTGCCCCGGAAACTCACCCGGACCGTCCGCTCCTCGTTCAGGATGTCCAGGCCGCCGACCGCCGAGGCCCGCACCGCCGCGCCCAGCGCGACGACCGTGTCCACCTGCTCGTACACCGGCTCGGCGCACTTGGCGCGCGGCCCGCCCGGATCGAGGCCGGGGCCGGGGCCGGGGTCGGGGGAGCCGGGGGCGAGGGCGCAGAACCGGGCGCGCACCATCTCCCGTACCAGCGGCAGATGCGTGGACCCACCGGCCAGGATGATCTGGTCCACGTCGGCCAGGGTGATCCCGGCCTCCCGGGTGGCCTGGTCCAGCGCCTCGTCGCAGTACTGGAAGGTGCGCTCCAGGATCGGCCGGGCGATCCGTTCCAGCTGGGCGCGTTCCACGACCGTGTCGATGACGACGCGCCGCCCCTCCTTGTCGGTCAGCCCGCCGGAGTCGCGCAGCATGAACTCCGTACGGTCCGACAGGCCCTTCTTCACGGACTCCGCGAGGGACTTCAGCCGCCGGAAGCGCAGCCGGTCCTCCGGGTCGTCCTCCAGGTCCAGATCCATCGCCCAGTCGTCGTCGAGGATCAACTGCTGGAGGTGGTGGGCGAGTTCGGTGTCGATGTCGTCCCCGCCGAGCATGGTGTTGCCGCTGATGCCGAGCACCTTGAAGTCGGCCGCCTTGCAGCGGACCACGCTCACGTCGAAGGTGCCGCCGCCGAGGTCGTAGACCAGGAAGACACCGTCCCGGATGCCGGTCCGCCAGCAGTGGTAGCTCGCGGCGGCCGTCGGCTCGTGCAGCAGGTCCACCACCCGCAGCCCGGCGCTCTCCGCCGCCTTGCGGGTGGCGTCGATCTGCGGCTGGTCGAAGTACGCCGGCACGGTCACCACGGCCCGGTCGACGACCCAGCGCACCTCCGGGGTGTCGAACTCCGCGACGTCCTGCTCGATCTGCCGCTTCATCTCCCTCAGGATCTCGGCCGAGATCTCGACGGGGGTGCGCTCCTGGCCCGCCAGCGTCACCGTCCGGCGCGACCCCATCAGGCGTTTCACGGACGTCACCGGTTCCGGCTCGCTGCCCACCCGGGCGAACGCCTTCCGCCCGACGACCAGTTCGCCGTTGCGCGGGTTGTGCCACACACAACTCGGTGTCGTACGGGCGTTCATGGCGTCCCGGTGGATCACGATGTCGGTGTCGGTCGGATTCATCACCGCCACCGCGCTGTTGGTGGTCCCCAGGTCGATCCCGACGGCCTTGCTCACATACTGCGTCATGCGTCGTCCTCCGCTCCGGCGCTCGACGGGGCGCCCATGATCACTTGTCCCAGTCGTACGACCGTGCCGCGGTCGAGCACGATCGGCTCCACGGTCTCCGCCACCACCTCGGCGGTGAACTCGGGCCCGTACCGCCACCCGGCGATGTCGACGACGTCGGCGACCGCGTCGTAGGGCTCGCCGACGGGGTCCCGGGTGGTGATGCCCATCGCGTGCAGCGGTTCGAGCACCTGTTTCCCGGCCACGCGCAGCCGGCGGCCCAGCGACCGGTCGCCCGCACCGTCCAGCGGACCGGCCGCCTCCCCGAGCAGCGCCTCCAACCGGGCGACGTGCACGGCGAGTTCGATGAGTGCCTGGCGGGCCGCCGCGGTCTCCTTCTGCACCCGGTTGCCCTCGTCCTGGAGATCGGACCAGTACCGCTGGAGCAGAACGGCCGTCTCCCGGCCGGGGCTCAACCGGTCAGCGGCCTCCGCCGCCGCCTCCGCCTCCTCCGCGCCGTCGGGCACCTGGCGCGTGTCGAACTCGTCCCAGCCGACCGGCAAGGAGCCGGCCGGAGACGTATCGACCGGGGACGTATCGACCGGAGATGTGTCAGGCGGAGACGTGTCCGCCGGAGATGTGTCAGCCGAAGAGGACATCGCGTACCTCCAGTGGGGGGCGCTCCAGGTACAGCGGGACGGGTGGGTGGTCCAGGGCGGGCCGGATGTCGACCTCCGGGGGCGTCAGCATGCCGTCCAGCAGCCGCCGGGCCACCGCGGCGAGATCGATGTCCGCCGCCCGTGGCGCCTCCGCCGGCCCCTGCCGTGACGCGAACGCGACGGGGCGGCGCCCGTACTGCTTGGCGAAGTCCTCCCACCGGTCGCCCCGGTAGTCCGCGCCGGGCGCCTCCAGCAGGGCGTGCAGCTCCCGCCTCTCGGGCAGGCCCATCAACTCGTCCTTGGCCCACTCGGCGAGCGCGCCCGCGTCCTGCGCGCCGGTCAGGGACAGCTCCCGGAAACGCTCCGCCACCTCCTCGTCGCCCGCCGACACGGGAAGCCCGAGAACATGGAAGGGGTTCGGCTTCATGGCGCTCCTTCGTTCGCTCGCGGGCGTCACCGTGGTGTGTAGGCGCCCTGGGCCAGGAGTTCGGCCGCGTTGTCGTCGCCGGGATCCCACCTCAGCGCCTGCCGGTACATACGGGAGGCGGAGGCGCTGTCGGTCGCCACGAACAGTCCTCGGTACTTGAAGTGGACGCACAGCGACCGGTTGCCCGGAAGGTGGCCCTTGCCGGGGGCGCAGAACGGGGCGAGCTGGTCGGCGAAGACACGTGCCCTTCCGATGACCGTGCACAGTTCCTCGGTCCGTTTCATCTGGTAGAGGCAGTTCTGCAGTGCGTTGTGCCAGTCGAGCGCGGTCTGCAGCAGCCGGGGCAGCGGAACACCGAGGCCGGTCAGCGGTCGCAGCGCGTCGATGGCGGATTCGTAGTCCTGGTCGATCCCCTCGGCGAGTCCGGCGATGGCGGCCGGGTCCCTGAGCGCCTTCTCGGCGGTCAGGACGGCCTCGGCGCACCACTCGTCGGTGACCGTGCCGGCCAGCGCGGAGATCTCGGCCCAGCGCCGCCCGTCGACCGGCACGGACCATCCGATGCCGAACTCGCCCAGCAGACCGTGTACTTCGGACTCTCCGGTGCGGACGGCCGTGAGCACCCGCAGATGCAGCCGGGCGGTGTCCCGCTCACCGGCCTGGAGCGCCTCGGCGCCGAGGCGGCGGTGCAGGGCGAACAGTTCCCGGCACACGGTGGTGCGCAGCCGGGTCTCCGCGCCGGGCCCGGCGGGCTCCTCGCCGTGCTGCTCCCAGAACCGCTCCGAGGCCAGCAGCAGGGTCCACAGCACGGTCGCGCGGGCGAGATGACCGCCTCCGCGTGCGACGGACGGCGGTCCGCCCAGTGCCGTGTCCCGGTGGAGCAGGGCGAGGGTGTGGTGGAGGCGGACGTCGTACGCCCAGGTGCGCAGGCCGTCCGCCCAACTCCGTTCTATCCGCAGGGAGTCGGCCGACCGCAGGGCGTCGGTCAGTTCGTCGTCCGCCCGGACCGCGACCTCCAGGGCCGGGTAGCGACCGGGCCGGTCCCAGGGGACGGGCTCGTGCTCCGCGCCGGGGAAGAGCCGGCTCAGGAGACGGCGGACGAAGGTGTCGAGTTCCAGGCCGCGGGCGAGTGCCGCGGTTCTGCCGCGGGAGGGGAGGCGTCGGGTGGCGGGACCGGCCGTGGGCAGTACGGCGGCGGCCCGGTGCAGGAAGAGCGCGCCGCGCAGCGGGTCGCCGGAACGGTGGGCGGCCACCGCGCGGTGGCACAGGAGCAGGGCGTACCGGGTGCGGACCGCGTCGTCGTCGCGACCCTGCCGCTCCGCCTCCCGCAGGGCCCGCTCCCACAGCTCCGCCGCCGTCGCGTACTCCCCGACGGCGATCGCGCAGTCGCCCAGACTCCCCGCGTCCACCGGCGGCGGCTCGGCCCCCGCCAGACCCTTCACCAACTCGACCAACGCCCGCGCCTGCCCACGTCCCACCCGCTGCCGGTGGGTCGTGACACCACCGGCCCGGCGGCTGCCGGTCGCGGGGCCACGGGGTGCGTCCTCGTCCGGGGTGCCACCGCCCTGGGCCTCGCCGCCGCGCGG of Streptomyces phaeolivaceus contains these proteins:
- a CDS encoding CHAT domain-containing protein, whose amino-acid sequence is MSEPATLNVRVTEQGPNDRYEYELRVGGGPGRDSPPLEMEYTIPVSRELVRGYRDRIDDALTGAAAPGRNPGPGLLRDLERWGRLLYGQLFPPVQGNAAELVSRLRASTGPVLVRTNRQGVPWELLHDGEDFLGLKYDLGRRMVGKRPVLGGRSISRVGRALVVGDPNGDLPSARQEVTRVAEWLRGRGIACTVLVGQDANLIDVVAELASEEAPYDLFHFCGHVGNDAGTTALLMHERQMLSEVALQGLSSTGAPPVTFINGCASARESEVANICMSFMVMGAKSVVGTRTDVADDGAWQFAAEFYDRLLAGASAGAAVRAARAALRARPDAAWASFILYGDPAASITRDARSGAARPEERPEDDDDLPVPLSPDAQRLMRRVRASAAERGVVASVDLLQGLLGEPDIRQRIEESIGEDSAEALDQVINEVFSRSAAADGDPLPAVGGPVFSDTVNRVFADAATRAAADGRATITTADIAVAFVAVGGGISSRLLELCGVPLSHLLPPDEYASDEGASDEYASDEGASDEGASDEGASGQDDSDQGGTAEQGTAGAGANGDQRLPVDGLGRSTMGILRLANLLAKTRGEIVGTYTLLAAFGAMDSEVLRSGMYEQGPAGERAFRRLSGMLTPRRADLSPRVRDVLAQARLHAADGTPPGQVDEATLLLALLEDERSSGHRLIRGLGLDPTPLIDFLRRTR
- a CDS encoding MBL fold metallo-hydrolase, which codes for MKVHHLNCGTMLPLTGALVCHVLLVETPGGPVLVDSGFGLRDIAEPGPRLGPARRLIRPVLRAEETAARQVEALGFRREDVRHIVVTHFDADHIGGLSDFPDARVHTTAAEVLGAVTAPSRQERFRYRPAQWAHGPKLVEHTPDGEAWRGFAAARELDAIAPGIVLISLPGHTRGHACVAVDTGSRWVLHAGDSFYHRGTLDGRAPVPRALRAMENLVAYDLKRVRDNHARLAELYRRGDSDLFVVNAHDPVLYERARGTA
- a CDS encoding alpha/beta fold hydrolase translates to MRLNTRERGAGRRTALLVHGIMSDSRTWRRVAPALVERGYRVIAVDLRGHGDSPRGAYGPRLFADDLVDTLPHRADLALGHSLGGLALSLAVERLQPLRAVYSDPAWSSADPDRQIGPEVFAAFKRATRAQTTALNPRWDTEDVDIEMATLAAWDAASAHFLGGRPLTGFVPDRPAVPSLVQLADPSFLVGAEDTDRLRASGFEVRTVAGAGHTIHRDDFDGFMKSLDGWI
- a CDS encoding effector-associated constant component EACC1; translated protein: MEREPDGGFACELVLNGRDGNVRAGAPAALGRRLTEHGAVRVVPVYAARPAPGRRSSGMVDVATLAVTSAGALVAIIDTVRGWLSEERNAPAPDGADGADGAGRVASITVIMGDDKVEIIQPSTTAEQRLVDAFVRRHTPS
- a CDS encoding Hsp70 family protein produces the protein MTQYVSKAVGIDLGTTNSAVAVMNPTDTDIVIHRDAMNARTTPSCVWHNPRNGELVVGRKAFARVGSEPEPVTSVKRLMGSRRTVTLAGQERTPVEISAEILREMKRQIEQDVAEFDTPEVRWVVDRAVVTVPAYFDQPQIDATRKAAESAGLRVVDLLHEPTAAASYHCWRTGIRDGVFLVYDLGGGTFDVSVVRCKAADFKVLGISGNTMLGGDDIDTELAHHLQQLILDDDWAMDLDLEDDPEDRLRFRRLKSLAESVKKGLSDRTEFMLRDSGGLTDKEGRRVVIDTVVERAQLERIARPILERTFQYCDEALDQATREAGITLADVDQIILAGGSTHLPLVREMVRARFCALAPGSPDPGPGPGLDPGGPRAKCAEPVYEQVDTVVALGAAVRASAVGGLDILNEERTVRVSFRGTVVTASDRTVVGGTVEALDPGLDLTDGSVRLSIEEYEDEAPIKPDGGFAFTRIPVQPDAQGLLTVEVFDADGGLLATVGRAVVHDRVTAAKPGGSTTSAAINAKPILLEVTREGRTQRDVLVPALRPLPFKDRYDFSHPGDTTTVEFRLFQHSRQIQVIKVPVPSSTPRGTAIDLDVEMDVHALITVRGSIGDHPFEAVVEVPPEAGLPGSAEVAELLRRFEEDVEFLPAGERNVKQVQMDMAKEAFMTAVDRGETAIACHEFEQMQAIADSVRKHHTGELQPPRADFERLVKDCTELNRYVTMVGAETGTPHDEREIALAVEAQREHGEGALTAGDQRSYSEVITQLQHIFDHLRTVAFRQQRKEQPISETERAEAMLGAALEAFVEVRTLVQASPAATPAHRVEVEEIGRRLDGLRSLLARDPQQVQQQAARERQRLLQLKNICLGSPGAPDRLGGAVPEAT